The following DNA comes from Lusitaniella coriacea LEGE 07157.
AGGTTCCGTTGCCTTTTTTCCGCATTTGGTGCTGTCTGCCGTCCCATTGGTTGAAGTCCCCAAGAATTGAGACGTTGCGAGCATTGGGGGCCCAAACAGCAAAGCATACACCTTTTACGCCTTCAATTTCTGCGAGGTGCGCGCCGAGTTTTTCGTAGATGCGGTGGTGATTGCCTTCAGCAAAGAGGTGGAGATCGAAGTCAGTGAGTTGGGGGGAACGGAAGGCGTAAGGGTCGTAGAGCGTGCGCTCTTTGTCGTTTTCTTTTGCTTTGAGTTGATAGTTGGCAAGCTGCTGCGTTTCAATATGGCATTCAAAGAAGTTGGGGTGATGCACCGATTCCATTGAATATTCTTTGCGTTCGTCGGGGCAAATCACCCAAGCCGCTTGCGCTTTGGGCAAGTAAGCGCGAACAACCCAACTTGTAATGGTTCCGTTTTGTTCGATGGGATGAGGACCCAAGACTTCAAAGGGATCGTGGTGTTGATTTGAGATAATCAGATTAACTTGTTCGGGCGCGATTACTGCGGACATTTATATTATTTAAGATTTTTGAGCAACGACGTGGGTCGGATTGGATTGCCATTAGTTTAATATATTTTAATAATTAGTCGGATTTTTCAGAATTTTATTTGATTTCGATCGCGGAAGTATTGCTCGAATTTCCTTAGTATCGCTATTGACCCTCAGATATCAGCGATCGGTCAAAACCTTACTATTTCTAGCGTTGTGCTTTTTGTCCTAACCGATGTGCATACTGCTATCCCTCACTAAAACAAGGGAACCGGACTCACCGAGTTGATTAACTGGCGAATTTGCAGCATAAAGATGAGGTGACGGAGGGTAGGAGAGAGTTCCGGGGGAAATGCCCCTTCTTCGAGTTTTGCTCGCAATTCGGCGTATTCTTCTGCTGTCAAGGGTTGACCGTTTAAGGGCGATCGCGCGTCGGTGATAATTTCGTTACGTAAGATTTCTTCGGGAATGTCTTCTGGGGGGGGAAGCGCGATCGCGGGTTGCATTCCCACACTCAGCGCACTCAGGCAAAGACCAATGCCACAGACTAAATATTTCTCGTTCATGGGTGTAACGAATAGGCTTCTATGAATTTAAATTGTGACTGAGGCTGGCAGGGGGACGCGGTGACGGGGTGATGGATTGATGGCTTTGATACAGAGTGTCCTACTACCCAATCTTAGATATGTTTTAGCTTAAAGGGAGAATTAAGTCATTATATTGAGCAAATTTCAAGCAACTTCTCAGGGAAAATTCATCTACCCTGGCTTTAATACTCTTGTAGGCTGAGAAATTTAGAACGGACTGAACCGATTTTACTCTAGACTTGGCATGGTACAACAACTATCGAGAAAAAAGGAAGAAATATCTGTGACCGAAACTTCCACAATTCAACAGCAAGGACAAACTGGATCTTCTACTACTATTTATAATCCTGAAGATGCCGTTTTAGAGCGCTATCAAGAAGGAGCGAGGCAGCATCAAGAGAGTTTATGTTGTCCGACGGAATATGAGGGGAACTACCTTGAAATATTGCCTCAAGAAATTATTGAAAAAGATTATGGTTGTGGCGATCCGACTCGCTATGTCAATGTAGGGGAAACCGTTGTCGATCTGGGTTCTGGAGCGGGCAAAAACTGTTACATTCTCGCGCAGAAAGTGGGTGTAAAAGGAAGAGTCATTGGTGTTGATTTTAATGATGAAATGCTAGCATTGGCACGAAAGTATCGTTCGGAAATCGGAGCTAAAATCGGACACGAAAATGTTAGCTTTGTCAAGGGTAAAATTCAAGATTTAAAACTGGATCTCGATCGCGCGCAGGCTTGGTTGCAGGCTAATCCCGTTGATTCTATTGAAGCCTGGGGTGCTTTTGAAGTTGTACGCGATCGCTTGCGCCAAGAAGAACCTTTAATTACCGATAATAGCGTCGATGTCGTTATTTCCAATTGCGTTCTCAACCTCGTGCGTCCCCAGGACAAAAAGCAATTATTTCAAGAACTTTACCGCGTTCTTAAGCGTGGCGGCAGAGTCGTTATTTCTGATATCGTTTGCGATGAAAATCCGACACCTGAAATGATTGCAGATCCCGAACTTTGGAGCGGTTGTCTTTCCGGGGCATTTCGCGAAGATGCTTTTTTGAAAATGTTTGAAGAAGCCGGATTTCATGGAATTGAAATTCTCGTTCGACAAAGTGAACCGTGGCAAACAATTGATGGCATTGAATTCCGTTCGATGACAGTTCGAGCCTATAAAGGGAAAGAAGGTGCTTGTTGGGAACGCAACCAAGCCGTTGTTTATAAAGGTCCTTGGCGGCAAGTTTGTGACGATGACGGTCATATTTTAAGGCGGGGCGATCGCGTGGCAGTTTGTGATAAGACATTTCAAATCATGACCAACCCCAATAGTCCCTATTCTAAGGATATTATTTCCATTTCTCCCTATGAAGAAATTGCTCTCGAACAAGCGAAAAAATTTGATTGTAATCGCTCCTCTCTTCGCAATCCCAGAGAGACGAAAGGATTAGATTATCGCGTAACAGAAACGGATGATTCTGAATCTGGTTGTAATACCGAAAGTTGTTGCTAAAAATAATTCAAGTATTCAGCTTTCAACTTTTTACATAGTTGGATAAGGCGAGGTTTCCTCGCCATGTCCAATCGATCTGTTATGAATTAGTAATGGTCGCACAGTCCCCTGTATTTATCAAAATTTATTCATGGTTCAATCACTCAATACTGCTCAAATTACGCCTTTTCATCAAAAAGTTAAATCTCCTTTAACCAAACAGAAAATAACAGTCTTACAAATTAACCTAGGAAGACGTTGTAATCTGGCTTGCACGCACTGTCATGTTGAAGCAAGTCCCAAGCGAACAGAAGAATTATCGCCGGAGATTTGCGAGCAACTGATCGAGATTATTAATCGTTTTGAGCAAATTGAAACCGTTGATTTAACAGGCGGCGCGCCAGAAATGAACTATGGTTTTCGACCTTTAGTAGAAGCAGCGAGAGAGAAAGGAAAAGAGGTTATCGTTCGCTCGAATTTAACAATCTTTTTTGAGCCAGGATTTGAAGATTTACCGGAATATTTTGCTCGCCATCAACTACGAGTTGTTGCTTCTTTGCCCTGCTATTTACAGGAAAATGTCGATAAACAACGGGGTGCAGGAGTTTATAACGAGTCTATTGAAGCGATCAAGAAATTGAATCAGTTAGGTTACGGGAACGATCCCAATCTTATTCTTGACTTGGTTTATAATCCCGGTTTACCCGTTAGCAATAGTTTTTCCCTAACTCCAGACCAACAAAAGTTAGAACAGGATTACAAAGAGTACTTAAACGAGCGATTTGACCTCAAATTCAACAATCTCTTTACAATTACAAATCTTCCCATTGGTCGCACGAAACAATATTTACAGCGCCGAAATCTCGAAAAACCCTACCTACAGTTTCTTGAAGAGAATTATAATCCAGTGACTCTGCCTCAATTAATGTGTCGCAACGAACTCTCTATCGATTACTTAGGCAATATTTATGATTGCGATTTTAATCAGATGGAAGGATTGCCTGCGAAGATGAAAAATGGGAAAAATCTAACAGTAGCTGAATTATTAAAAGCGGAAAGTTTGGATGTGATTGAAATGATTCAAACTGCCTCATACTGTTATGGCTGTACGGCGGGAAGCGGTTCGAGTTGTGGAGGATCTTTGATATAAGTTGCCCTTCTTTAGTACGGGACAAAAAATAGATTGGTGAAAAACAACGGTTCAACCTTGATATTTTCGTAGGTTGGTGTTGAGCAAGAGCGAAACCCAACAAAAGAGTTGTAAGTCTTGCTGAAAGCGGATAGCTCAAGTATAAAATTTTAGTGATGGACAATGCCCATCCTACGGGACTACTCAATTGGAGACGAGCAAAATGGCTAATGGGAAACGAGGGAAATTTATTAAGTTTGGAATTATTGCAGTGGTAGTAGCAGTGGTGGTTATTGCAGCAAAAATGTTTGGAGTTGTAGACCAAATCAATGCAACTTTGCGGAATATTTTACAGTGGATTGATAGTTTAGGAACCTGGGGGCCCGTTGCCTTTATTGCCATTTATATTCTTGCTGCTGTGTTTTTGATATCGGGAGCGGTTTTGACCCTCGGTGCAGGGGCATTATTTGGAGTCATTAAGGGTTCAATTTTAGTTTCGATTGCTTCCACATTAGGTGCAACTCTTGCCTTTATTATTGGACGCTATTTTGCGAGAGGTTGGGTTTCCAAACAGATTGAAAATCAACCT
Coding sequences within:
- a CDS encoding methyltransferase domain-containing protein, with protein sequence MTETSTIQQQGQTGSSTTIYNPEDAVLERYQEGARQHQESLCCPTEYEGNYLEILPQEIIEKDYGCGDPTRYVNVGETVVDLGSGAGKNCYILAQKVGVKGRVIGVDFNDEMLALARKYRSEIGAKIGHENVSFVKGKIQDLKLDLDRAQAWLQANPVDSIEAWGAFEVVRDRLRQEEPLITDNSVDVVISNCVLNLVRPQDKKQLFQELYRVLKRGGRVVISDIVCDENPTPEMIADPELWSGCLSGAFREDAFLKMFEEAGFHGIEILVRQSEPWQTIDGIEFRSMTVRAYKGKEGACWERNQAVVYKGPWRQVCDDDGHILRRGDRVAVCDKTFQIMTNPNSPYSKDIISISPYEEIALEQAKKFDCNRSSLRNPRETKGLDYRVTETDDSESGCNTESCC
- the arsS gene encoding arsenosugar biosynthesis radical SAM (seleno)protein ArsS (Some members of this family are selenoproteins.), whose product is MVQSLNTAQITPFHQKVKSPLTKQKITVLQINLGRRCNLACTHCHVEASPKRTEELSPEICEQLIEIINRFEQIETVDLTGGAPEMNYGFRPLVEAAREKGKEVIVRSNLTIFFEPGFEDLPEYFARHQLRVVASLPCYLQENVDKQRGAGVYNESIEAIKKLNQLGYGNDPNLILDLVYNPGLPVSNSFSLTPDQQKLEQDYKEYLNERFDLKFNNLFTITNLPIGRTKQYLQRRNLEKPYLQFLEENYNPVTLPQLMCRNELSIDYLGNIYDCDFNQMEGLPAKMKNGKNLTVAELLKAESLDVIEMIQTASYCYGCTAGSGSSCGGSLI